In one Eschrichtius robustus isolate mEscRob2 chromosome 15, mEscRob2.pri, whole genome shotgun sequence genomic region, the following are encoded:
- the RNF149 gene encoding E3 ubiquitin-protein ligase RNF149, whose product MAWRRRRPEARGGARGALALLALALCAPGARGRALEWYSAVVSTEYVDPQTNRSVRSVSESGRFGESSPKEGARGLVGVPRAEDRDPEGCAPRTRFLVPGGRGAAPWVALVARGGCTFKDKVLAAARRNASAVVLYNEERHGNLTAPMSHAGTGNTVVIMVSYPKGREIVDLVQRDIPVTVTIGLGTRHVQEFISGQSVVFVAIAFITMMIISLAWLIFYYIQRFLYTGSQFGSQSHRKETKKLIGQLPLHTVKHGEKGIDVDAESCAVCIENFKGKDVIRILPCKHIFHRICIDPWLLDHRTCPMCKLDVIKALGYWGELEDVQETPAPESPPGGVSTADLSLTLPDGDRSDAGSSALPTTSDSTPPCEASFKEDAGENTALLETSRSDPQREGPVS is encoded by the exons AtggcgtggcggcggcggcggcccgagGCCCGCGGCGGGGCCCGCGGCGCGCTGGCGCTGCTGGCGCTGGCCCTGTGTGCGCCCGGGGCCCGGGGCCGGGCGCTCGAGTGGTACTCGGCCGTGGTGAGCACCGAGTACGTGGACCCGCAGACCAACCGGAGCGTGCGGAGCGTCTCGGAGAGCGGCCGCTTCGGCGAGAGCTCGCCCAAGGAGGGCGCGCGGGGCCTGGTGGGCGTCCCGCGCGCCGAGGACCGCGACCCCGAGGGCTGCGCGCCCCGCACGCGTTTCCTCGTGCCCGGCGGCCGGGGGGCCGCGCCCTGGGTCGCGCTGGTGGCGCGCGGGGGCTGCACCTTCAAGGACAAGGTGTTGGCGGCGGCGCGGCGAAACGCCTCGGCCGTGGTCCTGTACAACGAGGAGCGCCACGGGAACCTCACCGCACCCATGTCCCACGCGG GAACAGGAAATACAGTAGTCATTATGGTTAGCTAcccaaaaggaagagaaattgtGGATCTGGTGCAGAGAGACATTCCGGTCACAGTGACCATAGGGCTCGGCACCCGGCACGTACAGGAGTTCATCAGCGGTCAGTCCGTGGTGTTTGTGGCCATCGCCTTCATCACCATGATGATCATCTCGTTAGCCTGGCTAATATTTTACTATATACAGCGCTTCCTATACACTGGCTCACAGTTTGGAAGTCAG AGccatagaaaagaaacaaagaaacttaTTGGGCAGCTTCCTCTTCATACTGTAAAGCATGGAGAAAAG GGAATTGATGTTGATGCTGAAAGTTGTGCAGTGTGCattgaaaattttaaaggaaaggatGTTATCAGAATCCTGCCATGCAA gcATATTTTTCATAGAATATGCATTGACCCATGGCTTTTGGATCACCGAACGTGTCCAATGTGTAAACTTGATGTCATCAAAGCCCTGGGATATTGG GGAGAGCTTGAGGACGTGCAGGAGACGCCCGCCCCAGAATCTCCCCCAGGGGGCGTTTCGACTGCAGATCTGAGTCTTACTTTACCAGATGGTGACAGAAGTGACGCGGGCAGCTCAGCACTGCCCACCACCAGCGACTCCACGCCGCCTTGCGAGGCCAGTTTTAAAGAGGATGCAGGTGAAAACACGGCCTTGCTGG AGACGAGCAGGAGTGACCCTCAGCGTGAAGGACCTGTCTCCTAG